From Cervus canadensis isolate Bull #8, Minnesota chromosome 28, ASM1932006v1, whole genome shotgun sequence, one genomic window encodes:
- the PAQR8 gene encoding membrane progestin receptor beta yields MTTAILERLSTLSVSGQHLRRLPKILEDGLPKMPGTVPETDVPQLFREPYIRAGYRPTGHEWRYYFFSLFQKHNEVVNVWTHLLAALAVLLRFWAFVEAEGLPWTSAYALPLLVYVLSSITYLTFSLLAHLLQSKSELSHYTFYFVDYVGVSVYQYGSALVHFFYTSDQAWYEHFWLLFLPAAAFCGWLSCAGCCYAKYRYRRPYPVMRKICQVVPSGLAYILDISPVVHRVVLCHLSGCQDPAAWYHTLQIIFFLVSAYFFSCPVPEKYFPGSCDIVGHGHQIFHTFLSVCTLSQLEAILLDYKGRQDIYLPRHSPLSIYLACLSFFFVVACSAGTAAFLRQKIKARLTKKDS; encoded by the coding sequence ATGACGACCGCCATCCTGGAGCGTCTGAGCACCCTGTCCGTGAGCGGGCAGCATCTGCGACGCCTGCCCAAGATCCTGGAGGATGGGCTGCCCAAGATGCCCGGCACGGTCCCCGAGACTGACGTGCCCCAGCTCTTCCGGGAGCCTTACATCCGCGCCGGGTACCGCCCCACCGGCCACGAGTGGCGCTACTACTTCTTCAGCCTCTTTCAGAAACACAACGAGGTGGTCAACGTCTGGACCCACCTGCTGGCGGCGCTGGCCGTCCTCCTGCGGTTCTGGGCCTTCGTGGAGGCCGAGGGCCTGCCGTGGACCTCTGCCTACGCGCTGCCCCTGCTCGTCTACGTCCTGTCCTCCATCACATACCTCACCTTCAGCCTCCTGGCCCACCTGCTGCAGTCCAAGTCGGAGCTCTCGCACTACACCTTCTACTTCGTGGACTACGTGGGCGTGAGCGTTTATCAGTACGGCAGCGCCCTGGTCCACTTCTTCTACACCTCCGACCAGGCCTGGTACGAGCACTTCTGGCTCCTCTTCCTGCCGGCCGCCGCCTTCTGTGGCTGGTTATCGTGCGCCGGCTGCTGCTACGCTAAGTACCGGTACCGCAGGCCCTACCCGGTCATGAGGAAGATCTGCCAGGTGGTGCCCTCCGGGCTGGCCTACATCCTGGACATCAGCCCCGTGGTCCATCGCGTGGTTCTCTGCCACCTGTCTGGCTGCCAGGACCCAGCGGCCTGGTACCATACCCTCCAGATCATCTTTTTCCTGGTCAGTGCCTACTTCTTCTCCTGCCCGGTCCCGGAGAAGTACTTCCCTGGTTCCTGTGACATCGTGGGCCACGGGCACCAGATCTTCCACACCTTTCTGTCTGTCTGCACGCTCTCCCAGCTGGAGGCCATCCTCCTGGACTACAAGGGGCGACAGGACATCTACCTGCCACGCCACAGCCCCCTGTCCATCTACCTGGCCTGCCTCTCCTTCTTCTTCGTGGTGGCCTGCAGTGCGGGCACTGCAGCCTTCTTGAGACAAAAAATCAAGGCCAGACTGACCAAGAAAGATTCCTGA